Within the Glycine max cultivar Williams 82 chromosome 12, Glycine_max_v4.0, whole genome shotgun sequence genome, the region CTAGCAATTTCTAAAGCTTTTGTACATACTGGAAAACTCTGATCATCCCAGAACTCCAAAATCACACCAGAACCTATGCATGTTCTTCCCTCATAGAAGGCCGCAAACTGGCCAGCTGCTAGGCCTTGATCATCTTCAGATATGCAGACAACAGCAGAGCGACACTGGCCATCTCCTTCCACTTCCATTTGTAAGCTACAATCATAGAATCCAGGACCATGTCTCACCTGAAAAGGTTAAGATGCCATAACTATTGAGTACTACAAAAATGGAAAATGCTTTTAATAACCGGGAAGAGAAATTGGTATTCAAGTAATCCACCTTGCATTGAAGCTGACTTGTCTGGCCTGGGGGCAACCCACTAAGCCATTTAAAAGAGCCAACACAGAATACACGCCTTCTTTTGTCAAAGGAAAAGTAATTTCTTGACACAAAAACTACAttgtttttaaaaccaaaatccCCGATGTTTGCCAAGGAAATCTCCTGTCTCAGCTTCCAGGATGATACCTTCTCTCTCCCCAATATGTCTGGTAACAAATTCACTGAATCTTATCTATAACTCAAAAAGGGAACAGAGATAGAAACAGAAAAGAAATCAAACTTCAAGACTTGCTtctaaacaataatataatgtcattaatattttaaaatagaaaattaaagaatGGTTACAATAATTCATAATGGACACGACCATAAgtgtcatatttattttaatcttccACTTTTAGAACCGTCTGAAAGTTCAAAAGTGAGTTGTAAAGACCTCTCATCACCATGAAATAGATATGATATAAAGGAGCTGTTCACTCCACATACCTTGCCCAAAAAGCATATTCCTTGGGAATCCTTTCTATCCTTATTTGGTAGATCAAATTTTGTGGCAAGCTTGCGGACTTCATCCTGCAGATGATGTGGCAGGAgataaaaattagattaaaaatttcttcaaaacatagttttagaaaaaaaaacttcatacaGAAAAGTTTAACATGTTAGCCTTTATAAATGGTTTACTGCAAAATAGCATCCAAATATCAATCTCAACCTACAATAATggcacttaaaaaattatttcataaatatattcaGAAAACATCCTGCCTGAATTCTCATGTCAGCACTCATAAAATGGGATAGCAAGTGGTGttttaaaggaagaaaaaaaaatgtcagacacaggatgaaaaaagaaaaagaaaaaacttcaaATAGAGCAAGATAACTTGTTGTCCTTAAATGTAGAAATGGTTAATAAAGTGCAGCCTCCAAATTTAAaccccaaaaaaaaacaattaaaggcacaaaaaaatttaacaaatatattcCAAATGCTTACTGCTTGAATTCTAGTGATAGACATCATAAGTGACTGAATCAcagacaaatttaaataatttaagcaCTGAAAAAGGTACAAATTCACAACAAACCTTGGGAATACAACCAAGCGGAAAAAGAAGTCGCCTCAGCTGGGATTGTGAGAGGTGTGAAAGGAAGTATGTTTGATCCTTtacctaaaattttaaaatcacatTAGGATGTAACAGCATCCAAAAACTATTTCTGAGTAATAAAAAGGCTAGCAAAGAAATATGCAAAACTTAATACTACcataaacaatttatataagCTAATCAGCAAAGATTCTTCAGACAGCACTGAAAGTACAGAAATATCACCTATGTATAaaccacaaacacaaacaagatCTTGTAACCATAAATTTATATCTCATATTGGTACCATGTCTTGTGATAGTTCCAGAACAGAAGGCTCATCCATCCAATCAGCACATGGGTGGATAACATTTGCATAATGCCCAGAGGCAACATAGTCAAAACCCATGCCACCAATTGCATCCAAGAATGCACCTGACAAAAACATTTgactaatgaaataaaaagaaagcacATGAACCAAACTACAATGAGGTCAGATTGGATTCATTGAACAGGACTGGATGCATACCAAACTTTATTCTTGTATTGCAGAGAACATCAGGGTTAGGGGTTCGGCCACTACTATACTCTTCAATGAGGTAAGAAACCTGATATGCAGGTGAGTAATAAGTCAAATAAGTGGCAGCAGAGACCTACACTATTGCAATTAGAATACATTTTGGTcctatttggataaacttctcattAAGcatttataagagaagaaaataagaaaataaaatgaactaagttgtcaaataagttaaaattatagaagctcttaaatttaatttccataaaagcttattttaacttagcataaactaattttaacttacGGGGGAAACTtaatcattttatctttttattgtcTTTGCTTATAAGTGCTTATtcaaaagtttatccaaacaaggcCTTGTCAGCTTAAAATTATCAGAATGTAAATAACAGAAAATGTTATTGCTtattaaagggaaagggaataAAATATTAGACATAAGTAGCTAAATCGGTCTTGCATACCACATTGTTCCAGTATTCATCGGTTAAATGAACAACTTCTAACGGCACATCAACCTGCAAATACAAGTACAAACACCATTAGTAATGTATTGGTGAGTAAAATCTACAACAACAAAGACGTTGGAAAGAAACTGACCTGATTACAAACATCTTTAGCATACTTCAAATCCTCTTCCCAGGGGCACTCCGACCAAAAGTTCTCGAAATCTTCCTACAGAAAAACCACGCGTGAGAAAGCAACAGCCACAATAACAATGACCTAATTCAATTTTGAATGGGAAGAAGGAAGGCGTACTTGGAACCATATCTTGAGGTAGAAAGCGGTGCAGGAGTGACCGGCGGCGTGGAGCAGCCGGAGAGCGACGCTGCTATCGACGCCTCCGCTGACGAGAACGGCGACTCGAAGCGGCGAGTTCTGCGGCATGGAGCAGCGGAGGTAGCGGTCAAGGTCGCCGGAGAGAGGAGGCGAGGGCTGCGCGACGGCGGAAAAAGAAGGTCGACAGAAAAGCTTGAAGCTGCGACATCGAGGCCTAGGGTTTAGCGTGTGGAGATTTTGGCATGTGAAGGCAGTTAGAGGCGGAGAAGCCATTGGCCTCCAAATCCAATTCCATGGCACCGCCACCTTCCACATATCAGACACCTCATCCGTTTCAGGAAAACACACTTGCCCGGATTTCtgtattatttcaattttctatttttttattttatttaaagttttttaccTCTATTTTCTAAATGgaagtcaataatttttttttaaaaaaaatattatcaactgttacaaattaaaaataactttatataacagtttaaattctttgttataGATTCAAAATGCAACTAATATTTTAACTAAAcactatacaaaataaatatttgattttatgcaattaaattgaaagaaaaaaaagtgatgcaTTAACGTTGATaatagttttaacttttaactttcaTCCAAACAAAACTCCTTGCATTATTTATCAAAGGAGTTAGAAGATGAGCACGAGGGACATCATTATCAATTAACTTAAGAGTTATTTTTGAGTTTGATTCTCAAATGATAATattagcctttttttttctttattatggtTAAACTCTTATGAATTATGTACACCATTTAAGATGGTTCTCTATCTGGTTCTTTATACAGTCCAACTCAACTCATAAGAAAAATCACTCTTTTTAATTCTACCATATAAATAGTCTATTATTTGTGATtagattagataaaaatataatttttttacatattttcttgtaattaaattcttaaaataagtcacaagaaaaagcttttttcatCACTGATTTTCTGCTGTTTTATCATCATTTACGGTtgggtaaaacaaaaaaaaattacatcaaggtaaaataaaaaagttctacagcagtattttaattatttaatttaatgtgaTATAGTAATGGGCTGATACTAATCCAATAGTTTTACTGGGCCGGGTTGGGTTGCAATGCAGCAATTGTTTACCTTCTCCAAACTAAAACCCTCATTCTACCCTACGTACTAGTTTCTTTCGTTTGAGTCGGTGTCTGCCTGCAGTCTCCAACAAAACAGAGTCTATAAGATTCATTCATCACATAACCGCAAAACCTTCGCTCGCGTTCACAACACAAACCCTAGAAGCCAACGTTTTTCAGGGTGAGTCTCTCCTTCGCGTGCTAATCCATATAGTCGCTTGTTAATTTCTCAGGTTTGGGCTTCGGATCCCAACTTTATGTGGCTCCATGGATTTAATTTatcttgtattttatttatgattcatTCCAGATTCTCAATACCTGTATCTCGTTTTACTTTTGTAGTCCATTTTTTATTCAGTgcttttgtaataaaaattgttaattttcagTTATAATTTTTCTGTGGTAGGAAGGTTGTTAGAGCACGATGGTTCAGTATAATTTTAAGAAGATCACTGTGGTGCCAAATGGGAAGGATGTCGTCGACATCATCCTCTCTCGCACCCAGCGTCAGACACCAACCGTTGTGCACAAAGGATATGCTATTTCACGGCTTCGCCAATTCTACATGCGCAAAGTGAAGTATACTCAGCAGAATTTTCATGACAAGCTCTCCACAATAATCGACGAGTTCCCCAGGCTCGACGATATTCATCCTTTCTATGGCGATCTCCTCCATGTGCTCTACAATAAGGACCACTACAAGCTTGCTCTTGGCCAAATTAACACTGCCAGGAATCTCATTGGTAAGATTGCCAAAGACTATGTGAAGTTGTTGAAGTATGGTGACTCGCTGTATCGGTGCAAGTGTCTTAAGGTGGCTGCTCTTGGCCGCATGTGCACTGTGATCAAGAGGGTTGGCCCGAGTTTGGCTTATCTAGAACAGGTCAGACAGCACATGGCTAGGCTTCCCTCTATTGATCCAAATACGAGGACTATCTTGATCTGTGGATATCCCAATGTTGGCAAGAGCTCGTTCATTAACAAGATTACTAGAGCTGATGTGGATGTGCAGCCCTATGCTTTCACTACAAAGTCTCTCTTTGTGGGTCATACTGATTATAAATACCTGAGGTACCAAGTAATTGATACACCAGGGATTTTGGACAGGCCTTTTGAAGATCGTAATATTATTGAGATGTGCAGTATCACTGCTCTAGCACATTTGAGAGCCGCGATATTGTTTTTCTTGGACGTGTCTGGGTCTTGTGGTTACAGTATTGCTCAGCAGGCAGCTCTGTTTCACAGCATCAAGTCTTTGTTTATGAACAAGCCGTTGATTATAGTCTGCAACAAGACTGACTTGCAGCCACTTGAGGGGATATCTGAGGAAGACATGAAGTTGGTCAATGAGATGAAAGCGGAAGCCTTGAAGACTCTAGTTGGTCAAGGTGGTGAGCCTACAGACAATAACAGTGTATTGTTGACCATGAGCACTTTGACAGAAGAAGGGGTAATTGCTGTGAAAAATGCAGCATGTGAGAGGTTATTGGATCAGAGGGTGGAGATAAAGATGAAATCAAAGAAAATTAATGACTGCTTGAACAGGTTTCATGTTGCAGTACCAAAGCCTCGTGACCAGAAGGAAAGGCCTCCATGTATTCCTCAAGCAGTTTTAGAAGCTAAAGCTAAGCAAGCAGctgagaaggaaaagagaaaaactgaAAAGGATCTGGAGGATGAGAATGGTGGGGCGGGTGTATACTCAATGAACTTGAGAAAGAATTACATTTTGGCCGATGATGAATGGAAAGAGGATGTGCTGCCAGAAATTTTGGATGGACACAATGTGTATGATTTCATTGATCCTGATATTCTGCATAGGGTTGAAGAGTTGGAAAGAGAAGAAGGGATGAGACAGGAAGAAGCTGAGGATGGTGATTTTGAGATTGATGGAACTGAATTGACGCCCGAGCAGCAAGCAGCTTTAGCTGAgattaggaaaaagaaaagcttgCTCATCCAGCAGCATAGGATCAAAAAGAGCAATGCAGAGAATCGGCCAACTGTTCCAAGGAAGTTTGATAAGGACAAGCAGTTCACCTCAGAAAGAATGGGAAGGCAATTGTCATCTTTGGGGCTTGATCCCACTTTGGCAATTAAGAGAATGCGCAGCAGATCTGCTTCTAGAGGTCGGAAAAGGGAAAGATCGCCTGAAATGAGAAGTGCTGATGGTATGGATATTGATGGTGATACACCTAGCAAAAAACAGCGTCTGAGTAGATCACTGTCACGGTCCAGGTCAGTGTCACGCCCACCACATGAAGTTGTGCCTGGAGAAGGTTACAAGGATTCTGCTCAAAAGGTCAAggcaattaaacttgcaaagaaATCTGTCAAGAAGAGAAACAAGGATGCCCGTCGTGGAGAAGCTGATAGAGTCATACCTAATCTGAAGCCCAAGCACTTGTTTTCTGGGAAGCGTTCCAATGGAAAAACTGAGAGACGCTAGGACAGGTATGTGCTTCGCTATGCAGCTTGCTTTGTTTATATTATAGCTAGTCTGCACaccaaaatttcattaattgcTCTTGTAGATGTAGGAAGCCATTGAATGCTTTTTTTGTCACTGATGACTAATCTCAGCTTTATCGATTAGTAGTTGATTTAGACTTTTGAAATTTACCTAATTAGTTATACATGTTTTGTGGTTTTAGAAGATGTTTTTCAGTATTCACAACTCACTGGTGTTTGT harbors:
- the LOC100784033 gene encoding nucleolar GTP-binding protein 1, yielding MVQYNFKKITVVPNGKDVVDIILSRTQRQTPTVVHKGYAISRLRQFYMRKVKYTQQNFHDKLSTIIDEFPRLDDIHPFYGDLLHVLYNKDHYKLALGQINTARNLIGKIAKDYVKLLKYGDSLYRCKCLKVAALGRMCTVIKRVGPSLAYLEQVRQHMARLPSIDPNTRTILICGYPNVGKSSFINKITRADVDVQPYAFTTKSLFVGHTDYKYLRYQVIDTPGILDRPFEDRNIIEMCSITALAHLRAAILFFLDVSGSCGYSIAQQAALFHSIKSLFMNKPLIIVCNKTDLQPLEGISEEDMKLVNEMKAEALKTLVGQGGEPTDNNSVLLTMSTLTEEGVIAVKNAACERLLDQRVEIKMKSKKINDCLNRFHVAVPKPRDQKERPPCIPQAVLEAKAKQAAEKEKRKTEKDLEDENGGAGVYSMNLRKNYILADDEWKEDVLPEILDGHNVYDFIDPDILHRVEELEREEGMRQEEAEDGDFEIDGTELTPEQQAALAEIRKKKSLLIQQHRIKKSNAENRPTVPRKFDKDKQFTSERMGRQLSSLGLDPTLAIKRMRSRSASRGRKRERSPEMRSADGMDIDGDTPSKKQRLSRSLSRSRSVSRPPHEVVPGEGYKDSAQKVKAIKLAKKSVKKRNKDARRGEADRVIPNLKPKHLFSGKRSNGKTERR